The Rhipicephalus sanguineus isolate Rsan-2018 chromosome 7, BIME_Rsan_1.4, whole genome shotgun sequence genome includes a window with the following:
- the LOC119398791 gene encoding prolyl 4-hydroxylase subunit alpha-2-like codes for MQESMATEVLNLEDALYFLSLEETRLDRAAAQHRTRLTNRPRIGSGTGLGMFIYACRLYDLQSDLSSTSASGDAFFNSLLSAFAAPSSREWWPADSDVRGVADGFCKLQRVYEVSVARIVAMISRRLPSVSPQDLSLIARGCYANATHGNTTAWSEQALAAGLYAQDSPRNLELGLWWLQANDARRVALDSKHQNLYPAPPDNDVDEYKSVCPEKGDLRSTTAELSCVMWTGDGDPRLILAPLKLEVLSLTPRVVVFADFLTPSEVGYIQDAGHTGLSLESSEPYQVANYGLGGHYTPHDDANTFEQVADEWDTRDGNRLATMLLYLTDVSLGGATAFVRLQLAVKPRRGSALFWYDLAPYSGNDGPIHFDFWHQRKAVEELTNHVGCPVLWGTKWIATKWIRERNNVVVRFDYPG; via the exons ATGCAGGAATCGATGGCCACCGAGGTTCTCAACTTGGAAGACGCCCTTTACTTCTTGTCTCTGGAAGAGACCCGCTTAGACCGAGCCGCAGCGCAGCACCGGACGCGTTTGACTAATCGCCCTCGCATCGGCTCCGGCACGGGGTTGGGCATGTTCATCTACGCGTGCCGACTGTACGACCTGCAATCAGACCTCTCTTCGACGTCGGCGTCCGGCGACGCGTTTTTTAACTCACTATTGTCGGCCTTCGCAGCACCTTCTTCGCGCGAGTGGTGGCCTGCCGACAGCGACGTCCGTGGGGTTGCCGATGGCTTCTGCAAACTACAGCGAGTCTACGAGGTCTCAGTAGCGCGGATCGTGGCCATGATTTCTCGTCGGCTGCCGTCTGTTTCGCCGCAAGACCTCAGCCTAATCGCAAGAGGCTGCTACGCGAACGCGACGCACGGCAACACAACGGCCTGGTCTGAACAAGCGCTCGCCGCGGGACTGTATGCACAGGATAGCCCTCGCAACCTCGAGTTGGGACTCTGGTGGCTTCAGGCCAACGACGCGAGGCGCGTGGCATTGGATTCAAAGCACCAGAACCTGTATCCTGCACCGCCGGACAACGACGTGGACGAATACAAGTCGGTGTGCCCGGAAAAAGGCGACTTGCGATCCACTACGGCCGAACTCAGTTGTGTCATGTGGACTGGCGACGGAGACCCCCGGTTAATACTGGCGCCGCTCAAGTTGGAAGTACTGTCCCTAACCCCCCGCGTCGTGGTTTTCGCGGACTTCCTCACACCGTCTGAGGTGGGCTACATTCAGGACGCTGGGCATACAG GCCTGTCCTTGGAATCTTCCGAGCCTTACCAGGTGGCCAACTACGGACTCGGCGGACACTACACGCCGCACGACGACGCCAACACCTTCGAGCAGGTCGCGGACGAGTGGGACACGAGGGATGGCAACCGCCTGGCCACCATGCTACTCTACCTGACCGACGTCTCGCTAGGGGGCGCCACTGCGTTCGTCCGTTTGCAGCTGGCCGTGAAGCCTCGGCGTGGCTCGGCCCTCTTCTGGTACGACCTGGCACCGTACTCGGGTAACGACGGGCCGATACATTTTGACTTCTGGCACCAGAGGAAAGCAGTGGAGGAACTGACGAATCACGTGGGTTGTCCCGTTCTGTGGGGAACCAAGTGGATAGCCACGAAGTGGATTCGCGAGCGCAACAATGTTGTGGTTCGCTTTGACTACCCTGGATAA